AAAAACAGATTTATGTAAAAGCTAAAATTGTAGAACTTGATGATTCTTTATTAAATGAGATAGGCTTTAGATTTGGAATATTAAAAGCAAAGGCTTATAGTTCAGGCTTACACACTTTTAGTTCCAATTTAAATAATGGAACTGCTCTTACTTTTGATACTTCAACAATTGGTCTTGAAATTCCAAATCTTAGTTCTTCTATTGCTTTAGGAGCTTCTTTAAATCTATTAAATAAAACCTATGCTTTAGATATTGTTTCAGAACCCTCACTCTTATGTTTAAATAATAAGCAGAGTTCTATTTATGTAGGGGAAACAGTATCTATTCAAACGGGAAGTACTACTACTGATGGTGGTACTACAAAAAATGTATTTGAAAGAGAAGATATAGGTTTAACTTTGAAAGTAAAACCAAGAGTAAATGAAAATAGGGTTCTTTTAAATATCGAAGCAATAATTGAAGGAATTAAAAATAATAGAACTAATAATAATCCAGATACTTCTAAAAAACAGATTATAACTACTGCTTTTGTAAATAATGGGGAGAGTGTAATTTTAGGTGGTTTAATTGAAAAAAGAAATGAAAAGAGTATAGAAAAAGTTCCTTTTGCAAGTGATATTCCTATTTTAGGAGAGTTATTTAAAAATAGATATAAAGAGAAGCGAACTAAAAATTTAATTATAATTATTACTCCATATATAGTTCCAGAAAAAAAAGATTTAACTTTTGTAACTCAAGAATTGTCTAAGATAAAAGTTTTTGAAGATAAATTATTAGAAGAGTTTTTGTTTAAATTAAAAGAGAAAAGAATAGATGAAAAAAAGCCTTCTTTAAAGCAAGAAGAAATATTAAAAAGATTTACAGAAAGTTAAAAAGTAGAAGTTATGCTTCTACTTTTTTCATTAAATTA
This sequence is a window from Halarcobacter bivalviorum. Protein-coding genes within it:
- a CDS encoding type II secretion system protein GspD, which codes for MKAFLIILCLYIFLYSEDKINVNFNNLELIELIKITSKTINKNILVSQEIKGKVNFVSSSPISKEQLLEILKLTLKENGYFLEEKSGILRVKPLSKKVTLSKIKNSSNLLVKTEVVRLLNIEAKELENIISKLVEKRYKKDSFSPIIVYEESSNSIIVSAKKSELSSLVSLIKDLDRRKKQIYVKAKIVELDDSLLNEIGFRFGILKAKAYSSGLHTFSSNLNNGTALTFDTSTIGLEIPNLSSSIALGASLNLLNKTYALDIVSEPSLLCLNNKQSSIYVGETVSIQTGSTTTDGGTTKNVFEREDIGLTLKVKPRVNENRVLLNIEAIIEGIKNNRTNNNPDTSKKQIITTAFVNNGESVILGGLIEKRNEKSIEKVPFASDIPILGELFKNRYKEKRTKNLIIIITPYIVPEKKDLTFVTQELSKIKVFEDKLLEEFLFKLKEKRIDEKKPSLKQEEILKRFTES